The Coffea arabica cultivar ET-39 chromosome 3c, Coffea Arabica ET-39 HiFi, whole genome shotgun sequence genome contains a region encoding:
- the LOC113734175 gene encoding uncharacterized protein isoform X5, translating to MGGVPSTPRWGGAAEMRPAETAEYLIGALVGEKSYPLASDYWQKLLESPLHLRWPAHRVLQASQLFAQNNCKTRHLAKILVHLAWCLQECVSASGVPSAALVRALNALYISSVFLKYFIENAKSDHFEELHLSLDENEAKPTSFSKGGGPGRFQVKIVYGILLAENYQTIEQLVMHSVLSFLGKVDVSTNTYLLHHELLNFMLIAMSTQLLSGPSPGPDDSHPLIDAMMVQESSFVSLVVSKLLLNYIRRPNFPIDSSSYSIFSEVNQTGVLQRVGSAAANFVLLPFNLFVGSTGEATRSPLAENSLNVLLILIHYRKCIETDYVKDRGDHSSEPLPKEDACFSENPYCKALENAQDIEFDRLDVEGNVQNGPLVRLPFASLFDTLGLYLADERSILLLYSMVQGNSAFLEYVLVRTDLDTLLMPMLETLYNASRRTSNQIYMVLIILLILSQDSSFNASIHKLMLPNVPWYQERLLHQTSLGSLMVIILIRTVKYNLSKLRDVYLHTNCLATLANMAPHVHRLSAYASQRYNKLAEMSNNKMHMPNGESKEEDNLPEDTTAELHIYTDFLRIVLEILNAILTYTLPRNPEVVYAIMHRQEVFQPFRNHPRFNELLENIFTVLDFFNSRMDAQKMDGEWSVEKVLQVIVINCRSWRGEGMKMFTQLRFTYEQESHPEEFFIPYVWQLVLSCSSFSFNPNSINLFPVDLPLEKQDSFVGEDGQKLQSGGLNGLEQQVDVLA from the exons ATGGGAGGAGTTCCTTCGACACCGCGGTGGGGCGGTGCGGCGGAGATGAGACCGGCGGAAACGGCGGAGTACCTGATTGGAGCATTGGTTGGAGAGAAGTCGTATCCGCTTGCCTCTGATTACTGGCAGAAGCTTCTCGAGTCTCCTCTCCATCTCCGTTGGCCTGCTCATCGTGTTCTTCAAGCTTCTCAACTCTTCG CTCAGAACAACTGTAAAACAAGACACCTTGCCAAGATTTTAGTCCACCTAGCATGGTGTTTGCAAGAATGTGTGTCTGCTTCTGGTGTGCCCTCAGCAGCTCTTGTTAGAGCTCTTAATGCATTATACATCTCCTCTGTGTTCCTGAAGTACTTCATTGAGAATGCCAAAAGTGACCACTTTGAAGAATTGCACCTATCTCTAGATGAAAATGAGGCCAAACCAACTAGCTTCTCAAAAG GAGGAGGTCCAGGTAGATTCCAAGTGAAGATAGTTTATGGAATTTTGTTGGCAGAAAATT ATCAAACTATTGAACAGCTGGTCATGCATAGTGTGCTTAGTTTTCTAGGAAAAGTAGATGTAAG CACCAATACATATCTTCTACACCATGAACTTCTTAACTTCATGCTCATTGCAATGTCAACCCAACTTCTTAGTGGACCTTCACCAGGTCCAGATGATAGCCACCCTTTAATTGATGCTATGATGGTTCAG GAAAGCTCTTTCGTTAGTTTGGTAGTCTCTAAGCTACTTCTAAATTACATCAGACGACCTAACTTCCCCATTGATAGTTCATCTTACAGCATATTCTCAGAAGTAAATCAGACTGGTGTGCTACAGAGAGTTGGCTCTGCAGCTG CAAATTTTGTGCTATTGCCGTTTAATCTCTTTGTTGGTTCAACTGGAGAAGCTACAAGAAGTCCTTTGGCAGAGAATAGTCTTAATGTTCTACTTATCCTTATCCATTATCGGAAATGTATTGAAACGGATTATGTGAAAGATAGAGGTGATCACAGCTCAGAACCTCTCCCAAAGGAAGACGCATGTTTTTCTGAAAACCCTTACTGCAAGGCCTTAGAAAATGCTCAGGATATTGAAT TTGATCGCCTGGACGTTGAGGGGAATGTTCAAAATGGTCCTCTTGTGAGATTGCCTTTTGCTTCTCTCTTTGATACTCTTGGCCT GTATTTGGCTGATGAAAGATCTATCCTCCTACTTTACTCAATGGTGCAAGGGAACTCAGCTTTTCTAGAATATGTTTTGGTGCGAACAGACCTCGATACCTTG TTGATGCCCATGCTGGAAACGCTTTATAATGCATCAAGGAGGACATCAAATCAAATTTACATGGTGCTGATCATCCTTCTTATACTTAGTCAGGATTCCTCTTTCAATGCCAGTATTCATAAACTG ATGCTGCCTAATGTTCCGTGGTATCAAGAACGGCTCCTCCATCAAACATCTCTTGGTTCTCTTATGGTCATAATCCTCATCAGGACTGTGAAATACAACTTATCTAAGCTCCGG GATGTTTATCTCCACACAAATTGTCTTGCAACTCTGGCAAATATGGCACCCCATGTTCATCGGCTGAGTGCTTATGCATCACAGCG GTACAATAAATTAGCAGAAATGTCGAATAACAAGATGCATATGCCTAATGGTGaatcaaaagaagaagacaacCTTCCAGAAGATACG ACTGCAGAACTACATATTTATACTGACTTCTTAAGAATTGTTCTGGAAATATTGAATGCAATCCTGACGTACACTCTGCCGCGGAATCCTGAG GTTGTTTATGCAATCATGCACAGGCAGGAGGTCTTTCAACCTTTCAGGAATCATCCCCGTTTTAACGAGCTGCTTGAAAACATATTCACA gttttggaCTTCTTCAATAGTCGAATGGATGCTCAAAAAATGGATGGTGAATGGTCAGTGGAGAAAGTACTTCAGGTTATAGTCATCAATTGCCGATCCTGGAGGGGTGAAGGCATGAAG ATGTTTACACAGTTACGTTTTACATATGAACAAGAGAGTCATCCTGAAGAGTTCTTCATTCCATATGTGTGGCAGCTAGTTTTGTCCTGCAG CAGTTTCAGTTTTAATCCCAACAGCATAAATTTGTTTCCAGTTGACCTGCCACTGGAA AAACAGGATAGCTTTGTGGGAGAGGACGGTCAAAAGCTTCAAAGCGGTGGGCTTAATGGTCTCGAACAGCAGGTGGACGTATTAGCCTGA
- the LOC113734175 gene encoding uncharacterized protein isoform X1 has protein sequence MGGVPSTPRWGGAAEMRPAETAEYLIGALVGEKSYPLASDYWQKLLESPLHLRWPAHRVLQASQLFAQNNCKTRHLAKILVHLAWCLQECVSASGVPSAALVRALNALYISSVFLKYFIENAKSDHFEELHLSLDENEAKPTSFSKGGGPGRFQVKIVYGILLAENYQTIEQLVMHSVLSFLGKVDVSTNTYLLHHELLNFMLIAMSTQLLSGPSPGPDDSHPLIDAMMVQESSFVSLVVSKLLLNYIRRPNFPIDSSSYSIFSEVNQTGVLQRVGSAAANFVLLPFNLFVGSTGEATRSPLAENSLNVLLILIHYRKCIETDYVKDRGDHSSEPLPKEDACFSENPYCKALENAQDIEFDRLDVEGNVQNGPLVRLPFASLFDTLGLYLADERSILLLYSMVQGNSAFLEYVLVRTDLDTLLMPMLETLYNASRRTSNQIYMVLIILLILSQDSSFNASIHKLMLPNVPWYQERLLHQTSLGSLMVIILIRTVKYNLSKLRDVYLHTNCLATLANMAPHVHRLSAYASQRLVSLFDMLARKYNKLAEMSNNKMHMPNGESKEEDNLPEDTTAELHIYTDFLRIVLEILNAILTYTLPRNPEVVYAIMHRQEVFQPFRNHPRFNELLENIFTVLDFFNSRMDAQKMDGEWSVEKVLQVIVINCRSWRGEGMKMFTQLRFTYEQESHPEEFFIPYVWQLVLSCSSFSFNPNSINLFPVDLPLEKQDSFVGEDGQKLQSGGLNGLEQQVDVLA, from the exons ATGGGAGGAGTTCCTTCGACACCGCGGTGGGGCGGTGCGGCGGAGATGAGACCGGCGGAAACGGCGGAGTACCTGATTGGAGCATTGGTTGGAGAGAAGTCGTATCCGCTTGCCTCTGATTACTGGCAGAAGCTTCTCGAGTCTCCTCTCCATCTCCGTTGGCCTGCTCATCGTGTTCTTCAAGCTTCTCAACTCTTCG CTCAGAACAACTGTAAAACAAGACACCTTGCCAAGATTTTAGTCCACCTAGCATGGTGTTTGCAAGAATGTGTGTCTGCTTCTGGTGTGCCCTCAGCAGCTCTTGTTAGAGCTCTTAATGCATTATACATCTCCTCTGTGTTCCTGAAGTACTTCATTGAGAATGCCAAAAGTGACCACTTTGAAGAATTGCACCTATCTCTAGATGAAAATGAGGCCAAACCAACTAGCTTCTCAAAAG GAGGAGGTCCAGGTAGATTCCAAGTGAAGATAGTTTATGGAATTTTGTTGGCAGAAAATT ATCAAACTATTGAACAGCTGGTCATGCATAGTGTGCTTAGTTTTCTAGGAAAAGTAGATGTAAG CACCAATACATATCTTCTACACCATGAACTTCTTAACTTCATGCTCATTGCAATGTCAACCCAACTTCTTAGTGGACCTTCACCAGGTCCAGATGATAGCCACCCTTTAATTGATGCTATGATGGTTCAG GAAAGCTCTTTCGTTAGTTTGGTAGTCTCTAAGCTACTTCTAAATTACATCAGACGACCTAACTTCCCCATTGATAGTTCATCTTACAGCATATTCTCAGAAGTAAATCAGACTGGTGTGCTACAGAGAGTTGGCTCTGCAGCTG CAAATTTTGTGCTATTGCCGTTTAATCTCTTTGTTGGTTCAACTGGAGAAGCTACAAGAAGTCCTTTGGCAGAGAATAGTCTTAATGTTCTACTTATCCTTATCCATTATCGGAAATGTATTGAAACGGATTATGTGAAAGATAGAGGTGATCACAGCTCAGAACCTCTCCCAAAGGAAGACGCATGTTTTTCTGAAAACCCTTACTGCAAGGCCTTAGAAAATGCTCAGGATATTGAAT TTGATCGCCTGGACGTTGAGGGGAATGTTCAAAATGGTCCTCTTGTGAGATTGCCTTTTGCTTCTCTCTTTGATACTCTTGGCCT GTATTTGGCTGATGAAAGATCTATCCTCCTACTTTACTCAATGGTGCAAGGGAACTCAGCTTTTCTAGAATATGTTTTGGTGCGAACAGACCTCGATACCTTG TTGATGCCCATGCTGGAAACGCTTTATAATGCATCAAGGAGGACATCAAATCAAATTTACATGGTGCTGATCATCCTTCTTATACTTAGTCAGGATTCCTCTTTCAATGCCAGTATTCATAAACTG ATGCTGCCTAATGTTCCGTGGTATCAAGAACGGCTCCTCCATCAAACATCTCTTGGTTCTCTTATGGTCATAATCCTCATCAGGACTGTGAAATACAACTTATCTAAGCTCCGG GATGTTTATCTCCACACAAATTGTCTTGCAACTCTGGCAAATATGGCACCCCATGTTCATCGGCTGAGTGCTTATGCATCACAGCGGTTGGTCAGCCTTTTTGATATGCTTGCACGAAA GTACAATAAATTAGCAGAAATGTCGAATAACAAGATGCATATGCCTAATGGTGaatcaaaagaagaagacaacCTTCCAGAAGATACG ACTGCAGAACTACATATTTATACTGACTTCTTAAGAATTGTTCTGGAAATATTGAATGCAATCCTGACGTACACTCTGCCGCGGAATCCTGAG GTTGTTTATGCAATCATGCACAGGCAGGAGGTCTTTCAACCTTTCAGGAATCATCCCCGTTTTAACGAGCTGCTTGAAAACATATTCACA gttttggaCTTCTTCAATAGTCGAATGGATGCTCAAAAAATGGATGGTGAATGGTCAGTGGAGAAAGTACTTCAGGTTATAGTCATCAATTGCCGATCCTGGAGGGGTGAAGGCATGAAG ATGTTTACACAGTTACGTTTTACATATGAACAAGAGAGTCATCCTGAAGAGTTCTTCATTCCATATGTGTGGCAGCTAGTTTTGTCCTGCAG CAGTTTCAGTTTTAATCCCAACAGCATAAATTTGTTTCCAGTTGACCTGCCACTGGAA AAACAGGATAGCTTTGTGGGAGAGGACGGTCAAAAGCTTCAAAGCGGTGGGCTTAATGGTCTCGAACAGCAGGTGGACGTATTAGCCTGA
- the LOC113734175 gene encoding uncharacterized protein isoform X2: protein MGGVPSTPRWGGAAEMRPAETAEYLIGALVGEKSYPLASDYWQKLLESPLHLRWPAHRVLQASQLFAQNNCKTRHLAKILVHLAWCLQECVSASGVPSAALVRALNALYISSVFLKYFIENAKSDHFEELHLSLDENEAKPTSFSKGGGPGRFQVKIVYGILLAENYQTIEQLVMHSVLSFLGKVDVSTNTYLLHHELLNFMLIAMSTQLLSGPSPGPDDSHPLIDAMMVQESSFVSLVVSKLLLNYIRRPNFPIDSSSYSIFSEVNQTGVLQRVGSAAANFVLLPFNLFVGSTGEATRSPLAENSLNVLLILIHYRKCIETDYVKDRGDHSSEPLPKEDACFSENPYCKALENAQDIEFDRLDVEGNVQNGPLVRLPFASLFDTLGLYLADERSILLLYSMVQGNSAFLEYVLVRTDLDTLLMPMLETLYNASRRTSNQIYMVLIILLILSQDSSFNASIHKLMLPNVPWYQERLLHQTSLGSLMVIILIRTVKYNLSKLRDVYLHTNCLATLANMAPHVHRLSAYASQRLVSLFDMLARKYNKLAEMSNNKMHMPNGESKEEDNLPEDTTAELHIYTDFLRIVLEILNAILTYTLPRNPEVVYAIMHRQEVFQPFRNHPRFNELLENIFTVLDFFNSRMDAQKMDGEWSVEKVLQVIVINCRSWRGEGMKMFTQLRFTYEQESHPEEFFIPYVWQLVLSCSFSFNPNSINLFPVDLPLEKQDSFVGEDGQKLQSGGLNGLEQQVDVLA, encoded by the exons ATGGGAGGAGTTCCTTCGACACCGCGGTGGGGCGGTGCGGCGGAGATGAGACCGGCGGAAACGGCGGAGTACCTGATTGGAGCATTGGTTGGAGAGAAGTCGTATCCGCTTGCCTCTGATTACTGGCAGAAGCTTCTCGAGTCTCCTCTCCATCTCCGTTGGCCTGCTCATCGTGTTCTTCAAGCTTCTCAACTCTTCG CTCAGAACAACTGTAAAACAAGACACCTTGCCAAGATTTTAGTCCACCTAGCATGGTGTTTGCAAGAATGTGTGTCTGCTTCTGGTGTGCCCTCAGCAGCTCTTGTTAGAGCTCTTAATGCATTATACATCTCCTCTGTGTTCCTGAAGTACTTCATTGAGAATGCCAAAAGTGACCACTTTGAAGAATTGCACCTATCTCTAGATGAAAATGAGGCCAAACCAACTAGCTTCTCAAAAG GAGGAGGTCCAGGTAGATTCCAAGTGAAGATAGTTTATGGAATTTTGTTGGCAGAAAATT ATCAAACTATTGAACAGCTGGTCATGCATAGTGTGCTTAGTTTTCTAGGAAAAGTAGATGTAAG CACCAATACATATCTTCTACACCATGAACTTCTTAACTTCATGCTCATTGCAATGTCAACCCAACTTCTTAGTGGACCTTCACCAGGTCCAGATGATAGCCACCCTTTAATTGATGCTATGATGGTTCAG GAAAGCTCTTTCGTTAGTTTGGTAGTCTCTAAGCTACTTCTAAATTACATCAGACGACCTAACTTCCCCATTGATAGTTCATCTTACAGCATATTCTCAGAAGTAAATCAGACTGGTGTGCTACAGAGAGTTGGCTCTGCAGCTG CAAATTTTGTGCTATTGCCGTTTAATCTCTTTGTTGGTTCAACTGGAGAAGCTACAAGAAGTCCTTTGGCAGAGAATAGTCTTAATGTTCTACTTATCCTTATCCATTATCGGAAATGTATTGAAACGGATTATGTGAAAGATAGAGGTGATCACAGCTCAGAACCTCTCCCAAAGGAAGACGCATGTTTTTCTGAAAACCCTTACTGCAAGGCCTTAGAAAATGCTCAGGATATTGAAT TTGATCGCCTGGACGTTGAGGGGAATGTTCAAAATGGTCCTCTTGTGAGATTGCCTTTTGCTTCTCTCTTTGATACTCTTGGCCT GTATTTGGCTGATGAAAGATCTATCCTCCTACTTTACTCAATGGTGCAAGGGAACTCAGCTTTTCTAGAATATGTTTTGGTGCGAACAGACCTCGATACCTTG TTGATGCCCATGCTGGAAACGCTTTATAATGCATCAAGGAGGACATCAAATCAAATTTACATGGTGCTGATCATCCTTCTTATACTTAGTCAGGATTCCTCTTTCAATGCCAGTATTCATAAACTG ATGCTGCCTAATGTTCCGTGGTATCAAGAACGGCTCCTCCATCAAACATCTCTTGGTTCTCTTATGGTCATAATCCTCATCAGGACTGTGAAATACAACTTATCTAAGCTCCGG GATGTTTATCTCCACACAAATTGTCTTGCAACTCTGGCAAATATGGCACCCCATGTTCATCGGCTGAGTGCTTATGCATCACAGCGGTTGGTCAGCCTTTTTGATATGCTTGCACGAAA GTACAATAAATTAGCAGAAATGTCGAATAACAAGATGCATATGCCTAATGGTGaatcaaaagaagaagacaacCTTCCAGAAGATACG ACTGCAGAACTACATATTTATACTGACTTCTTAAGAATTGTTCTGGAAATATTGAATGCAATCCTGACGTACACTCTGCCGCGGAATCCTGAG GTTGTTTATGCAATCATGCACAGGCAGGAGGTCTTTCAACCTTTCAGGAATCATCCCCGTTTTAACGAGCTGCTTGAAAACATATTCACA gttttggaCTTCTTCAATAGTCGAATGGATGCTCAAAAAATGGATGGTGAATGGTCAGTGGAGAAAGTACTTCAGGTTATAGTCATCAATTGCCGATCCTGGAGGGGTGAAGGCATGAAG ATGTTTACACAGTTACGTTTTACATATGAACAAGAGAGTCATCCTGAAGAGTTCTTCATTCCATATGTGTGGCAGCTAGTTTTGTCCTGCAG TTTCAGTTTTAATCCCAACAGCATAAATTTGTTTCCAGTTGACCTGCCACTGGAA AAACAGGATAGCTTTGTGGGAGAGGACGGTCAAAAGCTTCAAAGCGGTGGGCTTAATGGTCTCGAACAGCAGGTGGACGTATTAGCCTGA
- the LOC113734175 gene encoding uncharacterized protein isoform X8 — protein sequence MGGVPSTPRWGGAAEMRPAETAEYLIGALVGEKSYPLASDYWQKLLESPLHLRWPAHRVLQASQLFAQNNCKTRHLAKILVHLAWCLQECVSASGVPSAALVRALNALYISSVFLKYFIENAKSDHFEELHLSLDENEAKPTSFSKGGGPGRFQVKIVYGILLAENYQTIEQLVMHSVLSFLGKVDVSTNTYLLHHELLNFMLIAMSTQLLSGPSPGPDDSHPLIDAMMVQESSFVSLVVSKLLLNYIRRPNFPIDSSSYSIFSEVNQTGVLQRVGSAAANFVLLPFNLFVGSTGEATRSPLAENSLNVLLILIHYRKCIETDYVKDRGDHSSEPLPKEDACFSENPYCKALENAQDIEFDRLDVEGNVQNGPLVRLPFASLFDTLGLYLADERSILLLYSMVQGNSAFLEYVLVRTDLDTLLMPMLETLYNASRRTSNQIYMVLIILLILSQDSSFNASIHKLMLPNVPWYQERLLHQTSLGSLMVIILIRTVKYNLSKLRDVYLHTNCLATLANMAPHVHRLSAYASQRLVSLFDMLARKYNKLAEMSNNKMHMPNGESKEEDNLPEDTTAELHIYTDFLRIVLEILNAILTYTLPRNPEVVYAIMHRQEVFQPFRNHPRFNELLENIFTVLDFFNSRMDAQKMDGEWSVEKVLQVIVINCRSWRGEGMKMFTQLRFTYEQESHPEEFFIPYVWQLVLSCRNRIALWERTVKSFKAVGLMVSNSRWTY from the exons ATGGGAGGAGTTCCTTCGACACCGCGGTGGGGCGGTGCGGCGGAGATGAGACCGGCGGAAACGGCGGAGTACCTGATTGGAGCATTGGTTGGAGAGAAGTCGTATCCGCTTGCCTCTGATTACTGGCAGAAGCTTCTCGAGTCTCCTCTCCATCTCCGTTGGCCTGCTCATCGTGTTCTTCAAGCTTCTCAACTCTTCG CTCAGAACAACTGTAAAACAAGACACCTTGCCAAGATTTTAGTCCACCTAGCATGGTGTTTGCAAGAATGTGTGTCTGCTTCTGGTGTGCCCTCAGCAGCTCTTGTTAGAGCTCTTAATGCATTATACATCTCCTCTGTGTTCCTGAAGTACTTCATTGAGAATGCCAAAAGTGACCACTTTGAAGAATTGCACCTATCTCTAGATGAAAATGAGGCCAAACCAACTAGCTTCTCAAAAG GAGGAGGTCCAGGTAGATTCCAAGTGAAGATAGTTTATGGAATTTTGTTGGCAGAAAATT ATCAAACTATTGAACAGCTGGTCATGCATAGTGTGCTTAGTTTTCTAGGAAAAGTAGATGTAAG CACCAATACATATCTTCTACACCATGAACTTCTTAACTTCATGCTCATTGCAATGTCAACCCAACTTCTTAGTGGACCTTCACCAGGTCCAGATGATAGCCACCCTTTAATTGATGCTATGATGGTTCAG GAAAGCTCTTTCGTTAGTTTGGTAGTCTCTAAGCTACTTCTAAATTACATCAGACGACCTAACTTCCCCATTGATAGTTCATCTTACAGCATATTCTCAGAAGTAAATCAGACTGGTGTGCTACAGAGAGTTGGCTCTGCAGCTG CAAATTTTGTGCTATTGCCGTTTAATCTCTTTGTTGGTTCAACTGGAGAAGCTACAAGAAGTCCTTTGGCAGAGAATAGTCTTAATGTTCTACTTATCCTTATCCATTATCGGAAATGTATTGAAACGGATTATGTGAAAGATAGAGGTGATCACAGCTCAGAACCTCTCCCAAAGGAAGACGCATGTTTTTCTGAAAACCCTTACTGCAAGGCCTTAGAAAATGCTCAGGATATTGAAT TTGATCGCCTGGACGTTGAGGGGAATGTTCAAAATGGTCCTCTTGTGAGATTGCCTTTTGCTTCTCTCTTTGATACTCTTGGCCT GTATTTGGCTGATGAAAGATCTATCCTCCTACTTTACTCAATGGTGCAAGGGAACTCAGCTTTTCTAGAATATGTTTTGGTGCGAACAGACCTCGATACCTTG TTGATGCCCATGCTGGAAACGCTTTATAATGCATCAAGGAGGACATCAAATCAAATTTACATGGTGCTGATCATCCTTCTTATACTTAGTCAGGATTCCTCTTTCAATGCCAGTATTCATAAACTG ATGCTGCCTAATGTTCCGTGGTATCAAGAACGGCTCCTCCATCAAACATCTCTTGGTTCTCTTATGGTCATAATCCTCATCAGGACTGTGAAATACAACTTATCTAAGCTCCGG GATGTTTATCTCCACACAAATTGTCTTGCAACTCTGGCAAATATGGCACCCCATGTTCATCGGCTGAGTGCTTATGCATCACAGCGGTTGGTCAGCCTTTTTGATATGCTTGCACGAAA GTACAATAAATTAGCAGAAATGTCGAATAACAAGATGCATATGCCTAATGGTGaatcaaaagaagaagacaacCTTCCAGAAGATACG ACTGCAGAACTACATATTTATACTGACTTCTTAAGAATTGTTCTGGAAATATTGAATGCAATCCTGACGTACACTCTGCCGCGGAATCCTGAG GTTGTTTATGCAATCATGCACAGGCAGGAGGTCTTTCAACCTTTCAGGAATCATCCCCGTTTTAACGAGCTGCTTGAAAACATATTCACA gttttggaCTTCTTCAATAGTCGAATGGATGCTCAAAAAATGGATGGTGAATGGTCAGTGGAGAAAGTACTTCAGGTTATAGTCATCAATTGCCGATCCTGGAGGGGTGAAGGCATGAAG ATGTTTACACAGTTACGTTTTACATATGAACAAGAGAGTCATCCTGAAGAGTTCTTCATTCCATATGTGTGGCAGCTAGTTTTGTCCTGCAG AAACAGGATAGCTTTGTGGGAGAGGACGGTCAAAAGCTTCAAAGCGGTGGGCTTAATGGTCTCGAACAGCAGGTGGACGTATTAG